One Primulina eburnea isolate SZY01 chromosome 4, ASM2296580v1, whole genome shotgun sequence genomic window, GGTTACTCGTTGACATGGTATTTTATGGCTTGTCAACTAAAGTATGAGATGATATTATAGTTTAATTCATAGCTTAAAAATCTTACATATTTGTAATCATAGTGTAAATTTTGAGAAGATGTCCCAAGAATTTATACCGAAACCGAAGCCACAATTTGACTTCATACTTTTTGCTGCTTCCTTGTGCCATATCTTGTTGGGTTGTAGTATTTGCAGATACGCTTACAAGCATCGATGCCAGTCATGGACACATATCAGCAACTTCAAAAGCATTATAGCATTCTAACTGATGAGGGATTtgaatttaaatagaaatttcAAGTTTTAAGTTGGAGTTGCAAAATATGTCTTACCCAGATAATAGCTCTTGTCCTGTTCTTGCTTAACATTTTCGAAGGCTACAAACATTTCCTTTTTGATACCACGTTCTCTTAATCTATCTAACTTCACACCGCCAATAGGGAAAAACAATGAAAATGTGTTTGAATACTGTATCATAaatgaaaatcaaataaatatgatCTAACAAGCAATATTGATCACAAACATAAACAAACTTTTTAGAATACAAAACACACCAAAATTATGCATAAATATTCAGAAACATTGTCTTGGTATGCAATTACAGAGACTGTGAGAATACAGAAAACAATACATGGCCATGGCCATGAGTTGCAATATGATACTACTGAAACTATTGTCTTGTCTTGGTGTGTagttacaaaaataaaaaaatcaagtcagacaataaaataattttttaattttaaatctcaCAAAATGTCATCAAATTTCACGTGGAACACAGAAAGGATTTTAAGTAGTATATTATTAgtttaatcatttaaattaaattaataaaaaaaatacttcaAATATATTAAAAGAACTAATTAATATTTTCCTCGCATAATTTAGCTCGGACTtgtagaaattaaaattttactaaaatcGAAAAGTAAAAACATCTTGAATTGAGTTTCGAGTTTCCAGAGAGTTCAGAACAAACATAGCAATCAATTCTCGATTTTCACTTCCCAATTTTGTTTTCGTCTCACAATCTCTACTTTCAATCAAAAGCAAAGCCCTCGAAAGGAGAAATATTGAAGACTTCATTTCTTTGACTTGGCAAAATGAACTATAAAGTATTGGAACACGGAGTTGAAGTTTTGACTATAAACCATCGATCTTGTCCAGGTTCACTTTTAAACCTTTTCTGCTGATACATTTTTGTATCTATATATGCGTGTTCTTGGTTACTGGGTGTGCTCgataaataaaagtaaaaagaTCATGTTCTTGGAATTGGACAGATGAAATTCAAGTTGGGTTCTCTTAAAGATCCTAACTTTTTTGATTGGCATGGGGCCCTTTTACTGGGAAAGGCCATTGTTCTGCTGTTTGTTATATACTTTCCTAGTTTCATTGTGAATTGCACATTTTTCAAATGCTTTAGTATTGATTTTATTAGGCAATTTTGGGTATTTCCGACTAGTTATGGTTCTGAGTTAATGGTTGAGTATGGATTCCAAGCTATTTCCTTTGGAGAAAACTTGCTGTTGATTGCTAATGAGTATATAAATTTTACTCATGTCTTTGTTCCTTGTTGATTTCAATTATTACGGAGTTGCTAAATGAGGAACTAGGACTTTAACGGGGAAACTATTAGTGCCAGTTCATATGCGAAATAACGTCTGGAATAACTAATCAGCCATCTGATTGTATGAATGAGATTTTCTTGTCGTGTGGGTATATCAAATTTTATGGAGCTCAATTATTTTGGGACTAAAACAGATCATTTGACAAATTTTCATTAGTGACTGTTGATTCTGTTGTGGTATGTTCTACTATAGGAGTTGAGCGTTTGAGAAACGAGAACATTTCAACATGCCTTGGTGAACTGGTAATATATGTAAAAATGACATTGCTTGAGCATGGCCCATGTTTGCTCAATATAAGCTTACTTGAACTGTGCTGGCTGCGTAGGTGACTCACGGTTTCGGTTATTTTCATAGGCTTCTTGTGCATTATCTTTCATATCAATATTTCTTCTAAAGGAACTAGCCCACATTTCTTGAGAATCTCCCTTCGATAAATCAGTTTTTAGTATGAAAGTTAAACTTGTGTGAAGCTCTATCAGTTTTGTGCACCTTGACTTTTGAAGTGTGATTTTATGTACTAAACTACTAATCCCTTTTATTGCGTTTAATAATGGAACCTTATTGTTGATAATGCAGGTGCCATTCTGTCCCTCACCTTTCTTGTATGAATGCTAGTTATCTGTAGAAGATGAGTAAAGACAGAGTATCCCAAAGAAATGAAAGATATTCAATCAAACAAAGGCATACTCCTATCAAGGACGGTGCATCTTTTGATCTTGCTGATTTTGTTTACACAGACGATACTCTCACTTCCTTAGAAAATGATAACCGGTCCCTTAGAAATTCTGATCCCGCAGTTTCCGAGATATTAAGCTCCCGTGACCTAATATCCGCTGTAAACTATGTGTGGGATCGTGCGTCGCAGCCCCTTTCAGTTCTTTTGTCTAAAAACAACTCCCATAGAACTAAGCTCAATCAGAAAAGCAACATAGACGGCTGTTCTAATGAAGAAGAAGCGATTTGTGCTTCTACTTTGACTTATGATCAACCTCTCTTAGACCGGTCAACTGGTAAAACAGATACTgcaaaatttatgcaggaaaaTTTGGAATATTCTGAAAggaacaagaagatttttcctAGTTATGAATGTTATTCTTTCTGGAGACGATTACAAACAAGATCTACTTTGAAGCACACTTATTCGACTGAGAGTTATGTTCCTGGTGTAGGAAGAATACCTAATTTGGGAATAACTTACAGATGGATGAGTGAAATGAATCTTGCTAAGACAAAGAATCAGGTCTTAGCTAGAATTGATGACCATGTGGCACATGACCATTACACAGTTCATCACTCAAATTCAGCTAGAGGCTCTGTGCCTGCTCATACAGCATGTTcaacatataacttaaaaatttctgGTTGTGATCCTGGAGCCACAGAGCCTATAGATATATCACGTCGCGTAGTTGCCAATTTTGACTCGAAGTCATCTACCCTGTGCTGTGGAAATGATACTGTGCACGCAGAAAATATAATGACACACATACCAAAGATTTTTCCCTCAAGTTCTGATATTGACTCCCAAGAAACCAATTCAACATCAAGTTTTGATGAAATTAAAGTTCGGGAATCTGTGGATGGCTTGCACGAGGATACATCAAGTCAAGGGGTAATATCTTTTGATGCGGACTCCTCCAAATTCGAAACTAACTTGTCAGCAAAGGAGAAACCTCGTTATTCAGTTGCTAAGCAAGAGCATGCCTTTGCAGGTGCAATGGCTGGGATAGTTGTCAGCCTTTGTCTACATCCCATGGACACAATCAAGACAGTTGTTCAGTCATGCCGTGCTGATCAGAAACCCCTTCACTACATAGGCAGATCTATTATTTCTGAAAGAGGTGTGAATTTCTTGCAAGAGTTCTGGCTGCTTTGAGGAAATTCATTTTCCTTTCTTGAATTTGTATCAATCATACTTATTTATATTTCTTGGGCTAATTATTTCTAAAGGACCTAAAACTAAATAGTTATCCTCAGGTGTAACGGGGCTTTATCGTGGCATTTCCAGTAATATTGTTTCTTCAGCTCCAATTTCTGCAGTCTACACATTCACATATGAATCGGTGAAGCGAAATTTGCTTCCCCTTCTTCCCAAGGTGATGTAATAATATGTTGTTGCAGAAAGTTGAAAAAAGATAATAATAGAATAACTGGAGCATAATATTTGTACCATTATTTTTTGCTGTGTAGGTACTACATACAGTTAATTTTCATGCCAAGCATTACAAATGCCATTGTTTTAGAATCCTCTTTTACCGAAAGACTGAGTTCAAGGGAAGTGTCCCAGTCTATGTTAACTTACCCTTCACGAATAAGTTGGAGATTGCAGAACATAGATCCAAAATTAATAGTCATGGTGTATACATGCATGTTAGTCGAGTATTTGGCAACAAGAACTGATGAATATACAACCTAGATCAATTTAATGTAATATAAAGGTGATTGGATCTTATATTAGATGTAAAGGCCTGTTAAAAACCAAGAGCATGAGTTTTGAATTTGGAATAAGTTAACATCTTCAGATATTGAAGTGTTTCGTTCCTTGTGTAGGAATATCACTCTTTGGCTCATTGCACGGCAGGAGGTTGTGCAAGTATTGCTACGTCATTCATTTTTACTCCTAGTGAGCGTGTCAAACAGCAGATGCAAGTTGGTTCACACTATCGGAACAGCTGGTGTGCATTTCAGACTCCATCGCTTCTCTGAATTAGTTCATGCCGAGTTCATGCCAGGAATTGgtttcaataaaaaaaaccgCATATATGATTTTCAGGACAAGACAATATTttccaaataataaataaagtgAAAGGGTGGTCCTGCATGGACGGACGTGGTGCTAAAATTCTGCTTTATGGCTTCCAAATCTATTTTCCTTAgttaatttttttcttaataTTTCTGCTATTTTATCTTTTCGTTTCTGAATTATCATCCTGAACTAGTTACagtttcttatttattttcaaaCTAGCCATCTCTCAAATTTTAGGTCCTGTTATGTTATTAAACTAATTGACCTGATGCATTTGGAGCTCTCTTGCATGGATGTTATACTTTTTTCTAAACTGCTTTCATGCTGCAGGAATGCCTTGATAGAGGTTGTTAAAAAAGGTGGGTTGCCTTCATTATATACTGGTTGGGGAGCTGTACTCTGCAGAAATGTTCCACATTCTGCCATCAAGGTAACAATAGAGACCTAATATTTTCACAAGGGAAGATATTTCTGATTTTACTTTCAAGATTCTTTCTGTCTGCTGGTGATTgtctttttatgtttttaatcaTGTATAAACATGCAGTTTTATACTTATGAAAGCCTGAAAGAAAACATGTTACCGGCAGCCCATTCAGATGCTCAAGCTAATACATTGACGACGGTTCGTCTAACATGCTTGTGAATAGCTTACGACTTCAGATACCTTTTCAAGTTTTGTCATAACTTTTGCTGTTTCGCAGTTAGTTTGTGGAGGACTGGCTGGATCCATAGCCTCATTGTTTACAACTCCTTTTGACGTTGTTAAGACAAGATTGCAAACTCAGGTTTGTTAATTCCTAAATCGAGTCATATGTATCTAAAAGAAGAAATTGAGAGAACAAAATTATTTCTGATATTATCTGCAACACACAAAACACAACTATATAATTATCCTACCAAAAAAAGATACAGGATACATTATGTATcttatcaaatctcaatcaaatatttttaaatatttaatcagATTCATTATACTCTTCACTCCTCCTCGAGCTTGGCTATAGATGTTGATAAGACCAAGTTTGCCTACAAGGAGCTCACGAGCTTGTTTTGATAGTCTCTTTGTTAACAAATCAGCAAGTTGTTTAGAATTGGACACGTATTCAACACTAATCATGCCTTGCTCCAATTTTTCTTTAACAAAGTGTCTTCAACTTCTACGTGCTTTGTTCTATCGTGATGAACATGATTGTGAACTATGCTGATTGTTGATTTGTTGTCACAAAAAAATTTCATAGGAtccttgaattttatttttaattcttccatTACGTGTCTTATCCAAATAAGTTCACATACTACTTGAGCCATGGCTCTATACTCTGATTATGTACTACATTCTTGCAACAATGGACTGTTTCTTATTGCGTCAAGTCACCAAATTTCCCCAAACCGAAGTGCAATACCCATATGTTGATTTTCTGTTAGTGATAGATCCAACCCAGTCTGTATCAGTGAAGACCTTCGCTCTTCGATAACTGGTTTTTGCGAGAAAGAGACCTCCGTCCGGAGTTTATTTTAAGTATCTCAAACTTTTGTATACGACATCTAGATGACTCTGACATGAGGAATGAATATTTCGACTTACCAAACTCACAACAAAAGCAATATCTGGGCGAGTATGAGACAAATAAATAAGTTTTCCAACCGGTTTTCCTTCGAAGATCCTCTTCTTATTCCCCAACTCAATTGGAATTTTGCTGGGTTTGCAACCAAGCATACCAGTTTTTTCTAGAAAAGAAATAACCTTTTTGCTTATAGCAATTTCCATCCCCGGAAAGTATTTTGGTAGTCCAAGATCTTTGACTTCAAATTCTTTAGCCATCATCAACTTGATATCTTCAATATCTTGGTGATCATTCCCTTGTACAATGATGCCATCACGTATACTATAAGAATAGTGATATTTTTTTACTGCAAatgtttaacaaaaaaaaatatctgCTTGTCGTTGGCTATATCCGATTTTTTTATCGTCTTGGAAAACCTGTCAAACCATACACGTGGTGACTATTTTAACCTATagagaaatttgttgagtttacaACCAGTCTGATTTCATAAATCTTCTTCAAATCCTGGAGATTGGCTCATTTAGACTTCATTTTCGAGTTCACCATTGAAGAATGCATGTTTTTTATATCAAACTGATGCAATGACCAGTCAAGATTAGCCGCTAAGGATAGAAGATTAAAAGTGTTGAGCTTGGCAACTGGTGTGAATGTCTTGGTATAATCAATGCCTTTGGTTTGAGTGAATCATTTGGCTACCAGACGAGCTTTTGTGCCTTGTATTTGAGTGTAAATACCCATTTCTTCGCCACTTTGGAATTGTTAGTGCTTCTTGGATAGACCTGGGAATCATCACACTTGACACACTCGAGGTAAAGGCACGAAATGCATTAGACAACTTTGAATAGGATATAACGTTAGAAATCGAGTGTTGAGTGCAAGAGCTCACACCTTTTCTGACCGCAATTGGAATATTAAGATCATGATAAGTTCGTGATCGAGAATATACCTTATGTTTGTTTTGTTGGCTAAGATTAAGATTCACAATTCTTCATCAACTTGCATTATTTTCTGTCGAGAATATACTTGCTAGTTGCAACTCTTGCTGAGATGTTGATTCCCCCTTGTTTCTATTACTGGGACATGGTTTGGGGAAGTTAAATGAGAGAGGGTCTTGAACTTGGTTAGGAATGGAGGCAATCTTGGTGTCTAGACTAACACAAAAGAGGGGTGGGGTGGACTATCCCAATGAGCTTCTTTATCTTGTTTCCCCCTTGAAGTGAAGTGAGAAAAATAAGCTTTATCTTCAAAGAAGGTGACATCCCGGGAGACAATTTTTTCCAGTTTGAGGACAGTAGCAacgatgttttttttttttttgagttggGGAGTATCCGATGAAGACTGTTTTGATAGCCCTAGGATCAAGTTTACTGCGATGATGCTCATGTGCATGAAAAAGGCCATACACCCAAATGTTTTTTTAGGGAAGGCTGTTGGAGTTGGACAAATGTGGACATGATTTGCTAAGGAGAGATAACGGGTGTCAAAGTTGATGTTTCGACTGTGTAGGCGATTGATGATGACATATGCAGCAATAAGGATAACATCCACCCATAGGTACTTTGGAACATGAATGGTAAACATGATGGAACAAACGACTCCTAATAAATGACGATTTTGGCGTTCTGATATCCTATTTTGTTGCGGAGTATCAATGCGAAAACTCTGATCGATTATGTCATGATGTGATAGGTATTCCCTGATAATAGTATTGAAATATTCTTTACTGTTATCGGTTATAAGGATCTGAATATGGGCTTGGAATTGAGTTTGGACCATTTGGTGAAATGACTGGAAGGTTTTGTTATCATCAGATTTGTTATGAAGAAGGTAACCCCAAGTCGCTCGCGAGTGGTCATCGATGAAAGTTATGAACCATTGTTTCCCATTAGATGTAGTGATTGGTGAGGGATCCCAAATGTCACTATGGATCAGTGAAAAAGGCGTAGTAGGTGTATAAGGTTTGTGGGGAAAAGATAAACGAATATGTTTGGCAAATTAACAAATTGCACAAGTTAGAAAACCAagatttttattatcaaataaATGGGAAAGAGCGTTTCAAATAAGAAAAAATAGGATGGCCTAAACGATGATGCCATAACATTATTTCCCTAGTACTAGAAACAAAATGAGAAGAAACACTAGACGCTAGAGCTTGTTGATTTCTTGGTGGAGCAAACTCAAGATATTGGAGTTCATTGTGAATCTTAGCACTGTCAATCGTCTTCCCCGACGGTAGGTCCTGAAAAATACAAGAGAAAGACAAGAATTTAGCAACACAATGGGTGAGTTTGTACACAAAAATCAGATTGCAAGCAAGAGAGGGAACATGAAGCACATATTTTAGCATAATATTCTTCGAGAGTTGAATATAACCATGGGTGAGTTTGTACACAAAAATCAGATTGCAAGCAAGAGAGGGAACATGAAGCACATATTTTAGCATAATATTCTTCGAGAGTTGAATATAACCAACTCCAACAACAAGGCTTAACGAACCATCATCAATCTTAAAATGAGAGTGACTCGAACCACGAGCATGAGAGCAAAAAAGGCTGAAGTCTCCTGTCATGTGATCGGAGGCACAGGAGTCAATATCCATGATAGTTGAGATGATACACTAAAAGCTGAGTGAAATTTACCACATTGAGTCAAAGAACAAGACCCAACAGTGGTGTTTGCTTGTTGACTAAGAGCAGTTTGTCGGAGAAGGCGGCAGTACTGCTCAATAGCCTGTTGGCAGGCTATTCTTGCATGAATTGGGCTTGATGGACACACCCATTGTTCTTCTTCCAGGGCTGCCAATTAGCTAGTTTACCGTAAATTTCCTATAACTTGTCCTTTGTATGACCAGGACGATTACAACGTTCGTACCAAGGCCTCTTACCTGTACGCTGGTCTTGTGATTGCACTTTATTTGTTGCGAAGGCAGAGACCTCTGGAGTTGAGTGAGGAGCAGAAACTTCATCAGTGAGCATACCTTTCCGCGCATTTCTTCACGTCTGACATCCGCAAATGCATCTTCCGGTGATGGAAAGGGATCTCTGGCCACAACGCGGCCTCGAACATCATCCAAATTGTGATTGAGGCCGGCCAGGAAATCAAATTGTCATTCTTTTTCAAGAGAGAGCCTGTGCTTAAAACTGCGATCTGCACATAAAGACTTATCTTCAAGGAAAAAATCCAACTATTGCCGAAGTTCTTGAACAAGAGAAATATTGTATCACATAATTTTGACCCTGCTTCATGTCCTTTAACTTCAATCGAAGTTCACAAATTGTGATGCATTACCCAGGTCCGAATGTATATTCCGACCCACATCCCACACTTCCTTCGCGGTCTGGAACCAGAGATAACGTCTGCTGATTTTGGGCCTGCCACTGATTATATGATGGATCGGTTGGACTTGGGCGAGGGAGTCACCTGTTAAATACCTCAATTTCCCTCGCCAACATATTACAATCATCACCGACTGGGCCGATCGTTGATAGTTTTTGCCGTTGAGTTTATGGGCCGTGATTTGCAGGGAGGAAATATCGTTTCCAGTGGAAGAGGACACcgacccaattttttttttccagatgCAGTGTTAGTGGATGAAGCATTTGATTTGTTTtttgatgatgaagaagaagaaaccTTGGGCTCTTGATACCATAAAGAAGAAATTaatttaagaaaattatttCTCATATAATCTGCAGCTTATAATACACAATTATATAATACAATGCTACAACTAATCCCACTAAATTAGGCCTAATTAAATACTATCCTACCAAAGATAGAAAAATGATACACAATACATTATTTATCTTATTAAAtcacaatcaaatatttttaaatatatctatCATGCTTACAATAGAATATACTTTGTATAGATAAATAAAATCTTTATTATGCAGGTTCCTGGATCGATGGCTCGGTATAATGGTGTATTTAATACGCTTACGGATATAGGGAAGCATGAAGGTTTGAAAGGTCTGTACAGGTGAGGCATCGCAGTAAATTTTAACTGAACAATGACTCGTTTCGTGTCTACCTCAGAATGTTAGCTAGTTCTGTCTTCGAGTTTTTCTTTAAGAAGAATTGCTCATGTAGTGTCGTAGTCAAATGCAATCACCGCAATACAGCTCTGTGgtatgataaaaaaataaataaataagagcCATATTTTCTTGGGCTAGTTGTTGGCCTTTTGCTGTGATGCCCTGGCTCTGTCATTTCATTCAGAGGCATGGGGGATGCTTGGGTGGTGCTAGCATGGTGTCAATTATGTGCTTCATAATTTCCCATTTTCCAATGAAATAAATTGTGGATAGGATTAAAATGACAAGAaacctattttttttttcttttgcttgTGTTTAGTAATGTGAATAGCACAGCAAACTAGAAAAAGGGAGGTGCTGAAGTCACTGGCAACCAAAAAAATTAGTCCGAATGACAAGAATATATATTTTGGGATGGAAGTATACTTAGAAAGATCACACACAGAATTTGAAGTGTTTTTCATTTGAGGCAGGTTTGTCTATTTCAATCCTGGTTCAAAGATTTGACAAAACTAACCTTGATCTTACTTTCAGGGGTTTGACTCCAAGACTTGTCATGTATATGATTCAAGGAGCACTCTTTTTTGCATCGTATGAATCTTTCAAGAGTTTGCTCTCATTGGAGATTCGGCAAAGGAGCACTCAGATAATTCCGATTGAACAGAGGATGGAAGATGATTCATCAACATTACTTTCACTCCTATTCGCAACTGCATGATGAACATGGAAGAAAAGTCAAAGGCTGTTTTTCGACTCATAGAGAGTTTGGAAGTTTGGGGTTACGAATTTTAGAGGTTTCACcgttttttgttgttgttgaggTTTTATATGAAACTTGTACTTGCAAAGTCATTTGAACACTTCGTAGTCGTGTACTGCCATTGAATATATGGCCGTCGTAGATACTCCATGATCATTaatataaactatttttaaCCATTTATTGGAGAACGCTAACCATTTAGAAAGGTTGACTCTTTTCCTAATGTTGCATCCCATGCTTTTGTTAATTTTCACGTGTGGAGTCCCTAGGAAAAATCATGGATATCAGATGAGATTGTTTGATACTCGCTTAGCGCACCACCATGAAGGTAATTTGAACTCAACCTTTGAAAGGTGATTCTTTTTCTTACCCCGCAACAATGAAAAATAACACTGACGACGACGATAGattacatctcaggttcaaaaTCAATCTCTACGACTCTTTTGGATAAGACCAAATCCTGCGAATTTCCTCATCAACTGTGATCTAGAGCCTACGACTGCCCTCCCTCATTTCTACATCTACTGCTGGTAATAAAAACTTATATTGTGTTTAGTTTGAATCAGCGTTGGAGTAGACAAACTGAATTTTACAGAAAAACTTTTTTTTGCCACCTTCAATTTAAAATGCAATCCACCTCTTGAGTTGCAACATTCATACCATCTGTATTTCAGCTTGTTTCTTACCGCAAACAAGAAATACCAAATCTTCTGCTGCACTTGTTGTGACGCTCGCGTACTCAACTGTGTTATCCAGCCCTGAATCTGTCTTGAGCTTGCCTCGAAAGGATATCAGATTCCTCGTACCAACTTTCATGTAGAAATTAGTCTGGATTTCTTAATCTCATGCATTAATGATCATCTCTTCGTTCATTACACTGCCTATCTATGCTCGGGCAATTGAGAGAATGGAGAATCGAGTACAAGAGATGGCAATATTTCTTCCACGTTCTTCTTGTTAACTTGAAATCTATTTTCCTCCTGCACGTCATCTACCAATATTTCAGTTTCCTCCTTGGGAAATACCCTCATCGAATCAGCACGTTGCTTTTCTTGTTCCTAGCAGCGGTGCCGGTTTCTGAGGAATGCAACATAGCAATGCATATGGAGAATGCTTGTAATGAAGTTAATTGTACATGGAAATCAACTGCATATTTTCCATCCTCGATTAAATTCATCGTAAATCGTGGGACGTTGTCTTTTCTCCCCTGCAGAAAATTAGGCAGTACAGAAGCGGTAAAGACCAAGTGAGTTATCATGCCGGAGTTAAACGATATCTGCATGTTTCAGAGTTTCTAAATGAAAATACTCCTAAATCATACTAAGGATGTCTGGAATTTTTTTCTACTTGTCCCAGTGTACTTTAGTACTAATAGTAAGTACATTTATTTTGTTGATCAGCCATTGTGCTCTCAAGTTCAGATCATAATTATTTAGTGataaaatatagtaaaattCTTGTTAAAAAAATCTTGTAAAAGTTACTTATATGATGAGGCCAAGCACAAATTCTGTTATTGACTTTAAGTTACAGGATATGATTTCAAACATAAAATTTTGGAATAAAAGGGTACATGacttttcttattttattaaaGTAACAAAAATGATACAAGCTACCCACCATTTGATATGCATGActgatataaaatttatttcttttgCTCCAGACTAAAACGAAAATGGTGAAGTTACCTCGGCAAAGAGCTGTATCAGAACTTGATCCTCAGTCATGAAGGGATGACCGTCAGCGATATGAATATTTGCACAGCCAAAAACGTCGAGGGGACAAGCCATATCCCATCCATCA contains:
- the LOC140831213 gene encoding uncharacterized protein isoform X2; translation: MSKDRVSQRNERYSIKQRHTPIKDGASFDLADFVYTDDTLTSLENDNRSLRNSDPAVSEILSSRDLISAVNYVWDRASQPLSVLLSKNNSHRTKLNQKSNIDGCSNEEEAICASTLTYDQPLLDRSTGKTDTAKFMQENLEYSERNKKIFPSYECYSFWRRLQTRSTLKHTYSTESYVPGVGRIPNLGITYRWMSEMNLAKTKNQVLARIDDHVAHDHYTVHHSNSARGSVPAHTACSTYNLKISGCDPGATEPIDISRRVVANFDSKSSTLCCGNDTVHAENIMTHIPKIFPSSSDIDSQETNSTSSFDEIKVRESVDGLHEDTSSQGVISFDADSSKFETNLSAKEKPRYSVAKQEHAFAGAMAGIVVSLCLHPMDTIKTVVQSCRADQKPLHYIGRSIISERGVTGLYRGISSNIVSSAPISAVYTFTYESVKRNLLPLLPKEYHSLAHCTAGGCASIATSFIFTPSERVKQQMQVGSHYRNSWNALIEVVKKGGLPSLYTGWGAVLCRNVPHSAIKFYTYESLKENMLPAAHSDAQANTLTTLVCGGLAGSIASLFTTPFDVVKTRLQTQVPGSMARYNGVFNTLTDIGKHEGLKGV
- the LOC140831213 gene encoding uncharacterized protein isoform X1, translated to MSKDRVSQRNERYSIKQRHTPIKDGASFDLADFVYTDDTLTSLENDNRSLRNSDPAVSEILSSRDLISAVNYVWDRASQPLSVLLSKNNSHRTKLNQKSNIDGCSNEEEAICASTLTYDQPLLDRSTGKTDTAKFMQENLEYSERNKKIFPSYECYSFWRRLQTRSTLKHTYSTESYVPGVGRIPNLGITYRWMSEMNLAKTKNQVLARIDDHVAHDHYTVHHSNSARGSVPAHTACSTYNLKISGCDPGATEPIDISRRVVANFDSKSSTLCCGNDTVHAENIMTHIPKIFPSSSDIDSQETNSTSSFDEIKVRESVDGLHEDTSSQGVISFDADSSKFETNLSAKEKPRYSVAKQEHAFAGAMAGIVVSLCLHPMDTIKTVVQSCRADQKPLHYIGRSIISERGVTGLYRGISSNIVSSAPISAVYTFTYESVKRNLLPLLPKEYHSLAHCTAGGCASIATSFIFTPSERVKQQMQVGSHYRNSWNALIEVVKKGGLPSLYTGWGAVLCRNVPHSAIKFYTYESLKENMLPAAHSDAQANTLTTLVCGGLAGSIASLFTTPFDVVKTRLQTQVPGSMARYNGVFNTLTDIGKHEGLKGLYRGLTPRLVMYMIQGALFFASYESFKSLLSLEIRQRSTQIIPIEQRMEDDSSTLLSLLFATA